From Impatiens glandulifera chromosome 7, dImpGla2.1, whole genome shotgun sequence:
ATTGAAGCAACAACAGACTGGAAAGAATGAAAAAGATTCAGATCATTCAAATCTCGCAACGATTAATAAGAGTTATGAACGAGCAATTGATTAGTATCAGACCTGAGCAGCGGGGTTGTCACTGAGGATTTGAAATGCTTGAATAGCATTTCTTGGAACAGAGTTTCCTCTGATTTCAGTTTGCCCAATATTTTCGAGATCATAGATCATAGACACGCCAGATGATGATCCACTTAATGGAGGAGAATCCTTCTTCTGATCAGAGTCAGGTGAAGACAGATATACCCTGAAAGAAATTGAACATTGatgttaattattagatttgCATCTGCCTATAATATCCTGATCAAGGAACCCTAATTTCAGAAAATGTGATAATCGGTCTTCATTTTCTCAACAACTTCAAGCAGATTTGAGGGAATATACATATACAGACAGATATACCCTGAAAGAAATTGAACATTAGATTTGCATCTGTCTATAATATCCTGATCAAGGAACCCTAATTTGAGAAAATGTGATAATCGGCCTTCGTTTTCTCAACAACTTCAAGAAGAATTGAGGGAATATACATATACAGACAGATATACCCTGAAAGAAATTAATCATTAGATTTGCATCTGTCTATAATATCCTGATCAAGGAACCCTAATTTCAGAAAATGTGATAATCGGCCTTCGTTTTCTCAACAACTTCAAGCAGAATTGAGGGAATATACATATACAGATAGATATACCCTGAAAGAAATTGAACATTAGATTTGCATCTATCTATAATATCCTGATCGAGAACCCTAATTTCAGAAAACATGATAATCGGTTTctttttctcaacaatttcaaGCAGAAATTCGTAATGATTTGAGAGAATATATACATACTTCTCTAGGGCGTCCTTGAGATCAGATGTAGCATCTTTCGCCTCTTGCGGAGTCGGTGCACCACCAAAAACAACTCTAGGTAACGGTTCATCGGTACCTACGAATaactcatcttcttcttcgccGCCGGCGAATTCCCAATCATCGAGCTCCCAGCATGGACGTTGCACCGCTGCTGTGTCAATCTTATCTTCTTGAGATGTTAGCAGTACGTTGTTCTTCACGTAATCATCAGACGAGGAGAGGTAAACCGACGTGGGCTTAGTAACTTTGCGAGCTGCGGAAAAGATTGGATGGTCACCGCGCAAAGCGCCGATACCGGAAAACTTGGAAGCGGCTCTCATAACTCCTCCGCCTCCCATTGTTGGTGAAAAATGAAGTCTGGAGTGGTTCGATCGCGTAATGGGTAACAACCGTTATAATAATGGAtagaagaagagagagagagagaatgaagCAGGATCAATTATAGAGAGAGAATAACGGAGAGAGATTGTATTATGAGGTGATTACAGAACAGAGGAAGAGAAACTTCCTGAATGAATGGGAGGTTTCTGGTTTTACCTGAaatggagaagaagatgaagaagaagatcatatcatatattattccttaacttggaagtattcattatttaatcaattaaacaaggacgaaatttctatatttattatattcaaaatatcaattatttataattagtttaattatgaaGCTCTCAATATCTTCTCTATTATcttacctaattttttttctaacttcCATTATGCTATTGTATTTGAAATAGaaagtttgatttaagtttgaacaaaattaaaataaaattatttgatttgaaatttatttattattattttttttaattattcaaaagtGTCAATCCAGTTCGTACAAAGGCAAATACCTCGTTATTGCATAAGGTCAAGCTACGTTTCCAATTCCAATTAAATGCATGATAGAAGgaataaacaaaacaatatcGATGGTCCATCGTATTTGAGACATTGCGCCCCATCTAGGCGGGAGCTATCTTCAATTGAGAACCAAAAAAATTGACCTACTAGGCAACTccaattcaaatataatataatataatatatatatatatatatatatatatatatatatatatatttatttaaaaaaattgagattttagacatctttattcaaattttaccattttaaacttattattgttaaaattataaaaaatgatattttattttaattgtttcaaaCGTCgtaaacttattatttaaataacatatataaataaataaaatatctatcccactaatttaattattaaatttaagcaGAATTGATGATTTTGTCAACTGAATTTTCGAGAATTGATAGTCAAAACTTTAAATTCGTTGAAATGCGGTAGTTAATTAATGacatgaatttttatttatttattcataaatatcaCGTAAAAATAAGTTAACGGTAGTTTAAAATCGTTAAAACAAAATCTTGTTTGGTATAACTTTGACAATAAAAGCTCTAGATTATAAGGTTTTGACCATtcgaatattaataaatataataatatttttatatttaaattcaataatttgtaataatgaATTTTTGTATAGACGCCAGAacttaatgaaaaattaattaaataacaagaATCATGCTCATCTCGCACATGTATTAACATATAAAAGAGATTAATAATCTAGGTAAGCACTTTtgttttataaatgaatatctttctcatttattttactAAGAAAAGAGTTTTGCTGAGAAGatgagaaattaattttaactagtatggataaaatattatttatatataaataaatagttaaaagaAGTATGTGGTAATAAAATTGTTGTATATAgtgtctttattttttataattataaattaatataatatataattagacaaatattataaaaataattaaattagtttaataattaaataaaaaatatgtactCATAAAAAAATcgtcttaattatttttttgtaataataaattattaaaaactatttaacattaatatatatatatataaataaataataaaaataatttttgcaagtatcttaatttttttataataataaataagtctaAAATACATTTCTCAATAAATTTGaaacttaacatatttagttaaatatatttttattaatttgttttaccgtttttattttaatttttaacaaataattttttatttcaaactttttaaataataatatattaaagatatatatatatatattattattattatttttaaattttttatcaattctaaaatattattttaaatatataatatcttattttgtatttttataataattaataaatcaaaaagaATTTTTGATCACTTTAAAAATTTATCATAtctagttaaataaaatatatgtttttaattttttttttctaatttatatatatattttttaaatatacatatataaattatattttatttatattttgtatatatataattaataattttaatactaaagagaaaaaatgtattattaaccTCTCTCTATATGGATGATACATTATTATCTTTAACGATTCTCAATTCTTATCCTACTTAATTATTCaagcattcttaaacattctaTTACATCTTTCGGCATGATTTTAGGCCCTGAATCATTCTCCGTTGACGAATCCTTACGTTTTTTCacaaatgtttgttttactCAAGCTGACATTTCAAAATTCAATTACACTTTTTAGCATGAACTTAAGTTCATTAACccatatatatcatctaaattatcTTTCAATGATACATTATTAACCCTAACCATTCTCAATTCCCACCATACTTAAACATTCGTCTATGTTTTTTGCTTTGGCTCACCCTCTATATATGGAAGAACTTTGCGGTCTTCAAtggtgcattcttaaacattcgattacacattTCGGTATGATCTTAGGCCCTAAATCACCTTCCGTTGACGAACTATTAGGTTTTCTCacaaatgtttgttttactCAAGCTGCCATTCTTAACATTCGATTACACTTTTTGGCATGAACTTAAGCTCATTTACccatatatatcatctaaattatcTTTCAATGATATGACATTATTAACCCTAAACATTCTCAATTCCCACCATAGTCATTTGTTTACTCTAGTTGACATTCCCAACATTCGATTACACCATATATGGACAAACCTTTAGGTTTCTCACAAATGTTTCCTTTACTTAACCCTTTGTAGACGAACTCTTAGAATTTTtcaccaatgtttgcgttactcaagccgacattctcatttccatttcaTCTACCAATGCTCGCGCACctagatataaaaattatttttagagggATTCAAACCCTTGTCttaagtatgaaatgttaacactttaaccgctagaccacttatgattgttgaaattattttataattttgtgtatatatatatatattttgtaagttatattttgaataactatatatattatataattttttttagtgattcaaaaaatataataaaaataattatatcacttatcctaatattaaataaaattctgttaataatgatatatataacattatatataataaaaataattaaattttttatcataattttatttattaagtataagacaaattgaatacatattttaaaattattgtagtttttgttgttgttgaatttctttttctttttatcgtGAACATTCCCaacattcgattacacattTTAGCATGATCTTAGGCCCTAAATCACCATACGTTGACGAACCCTTAGCTTTTCTCACCAATATTTTCtttactcaagccgacatttcCAATATTCGATTACACTTTTCGGAATGAACTTAGGCTCTAAATCACCATCCGTGGATGATCCTTTAGGCTTTCtcacaaatatttgttttactcAACCCTATGTGGACGAACCCTAATGTCTTCTCACCAATATTTGCGCCACTCAAGCTGACATTCTCACTTTTGTTTCATTACCAATGTTCGCGCACTCACgtataataactatttttaaagaGATTCGAACCCTAGTCTTATTTATGAAATGTCAACATTTTAACCTCTAAACCACTtatgatttttgaaataattttataattttgtgtatatatatatttttgtaagttaCATTTgaacaactatatatatattatataattttttatacgtgtaaaaaaatataataaaaaaatttatattttttattctaatattaaataaaaataataatgatatatatataacatttttattatatcttaatttttcttaatatataatataaatttattagtaaaaatatttatgttttatttttttcttacatatatatattattctaattaaaaatatttatcccctaatttatttttcaatatataataattatataaggttatatatttatttaataataattatattgttataattgttgcgcgtttatcaaatttttataaaatataaaatatataatttattagcttagttgattaaaatgttttacttgttttttgttatgttatattaggttgcaagttcgaaacatacatatatcatttttatttttatttttatttttaactatatcTAGTTTATGGGAAAGTCAACTCACGATCCAATCCGATCTatgtatccatttactctcacattgatAAACATAACTCTGGACCtgacaaaccaaacaaatttaaattaagcattatatatacatatatattatattgttataaatttcatgtgtttatcaaattttgtgtaaaatttaaaatgttattatcttagttggttaaatttttttacatattttgttaagttgtaagttcgaaatatacatatatcattgttaatttaatttttaaccgttttaagtttatggcggtTCAACCCATGATCCGACttaagtatcaatttactctcacatatatgaccaaattaatcacaactctcaacccgacaaactaatcaaattcaaattaagtattattattattattattattattattattattattattattattattattattattatatattctcaTCTAAGTCAAAACTGGAGAATTATGATTATTGAAGTTAGGCTAACCTTTcaagattttgttttttaagaaagacatcatatattttacataaaaactttatgttaatgaattaataatCTACTTAAACCTCACCaacttaaaaattcattttcaaatttaaaatagtaactTTCATATTAAAACAATACTTCATCTTTTACCccaaattcatatttaaacttaaaagaatattttcaaatatattttttaaaaattaactttttaacattttaaatactaaatatatatttatgaacttttcaataatacttttttaattagttataaaaaaatatgataaaattaattatagatcaataatttatacacattcaaaatataagttaaacatcattaaattaaaacaaatattattacaaaagtatttttacacataatttatttttattttttattttttattatttttatttatattttttttttcaatgttgttcaaattataaatttatgataggtatataatataaaaatacaaaattaaacatataaataaattatataaaaaaactaaatatatatcattttatctgtcttcaattttaaaattgtgcATCTcactatttaataatttctgtttctttaattttaatttttaaatttaataatttcacttttttttttttaattttttattattataaatatatgtttttttaactgATTGTACATGTGATATAAAggcatttaaattatttatttcaattatttattctctaatattaattgaaaatatatatgattttcaataataaaaataactcaaactaaaataaataatatttaattatattatatatatttaattaaaaacattccACCTCTTATGTAAttaatatctaattaaaaaGTATCAAATGAAAGatacttataagaaaaaatagCATCAAATGTTGTTTAAAAATGTAtcataatatatacttttacaaaatcaaataaggTAATATAATAGTCAAATTGTTCTTAATCATAACATTTAATACTCAAATCACCAACTACTAGTAGAGGATATAAACATGATGGTTGTGACAGTTGTTGAGAAAAAAACTCACAGGTTGTTGACAAGTGTGGAATCGTTTTgaaatttataactaatttgtGTTATATATGTGCAAAATTGTGAGTAATAATACTGTATACATAACAATTATAATGTAAAAGATCTATATATCTAtctcaaacataattaaaaataaaatcataaaaataaataaacattgtAATATCTAACCAAACAAGCaattaattataagtttatGATAAACAAATAATGCATCATAGCAAGGTAAGATCTATGAGGCTATGACTTAGtctttaaatttcaaattaaaaacataacacTAACATTCATTCATAAGAAAACAAACATAACTCTTTCACTACTCATCGAAAACTCTGATTTTTTCCACAGAAACTTGAACAACAGAAGATGCCCTCGGTAAATCCAGCAGTGCTTGCAACGTGCGTCGCTGGTCCAACTCACGAAGACTCGGGGCTGATTCTCGAGTTCCACATTCATCTGGCAAATCATTGTATATGACTAGATTCTCCAACACTAGTGCATTTCGGAGTAGGAACTCTACTAGATGTATCTCCTGGTTTCGTCCCATGAACCCGTGTATTTGAAGAACCTTGAGGCTTCTTTGCAGACAAAGGATGTCTCGAGTCTGATTCTCAAGATAGTTATCCTCTTCGAAATGAAAAACTTCCGGTTCATATCCCTCAAACATCTCATGAACAATCATCAGCTGAATAATCATAGAAATTTCAGATTGTTAGAAGTTCTAGAGTCAAAACAGAAAAATTAAAAAGCCAATTCTGAATTCTGATAGGCGAATACCCAATCGATGTCTTTGGCTGTATCGATCTCCAACATCAATCTCTCAAGACAAGGACAACTTTGCAATAACAGGACTATTCCAGGTAGTTCTTGTTTCACATAACCGACAGTTAACCTTAAGTTTGTCAAATGAGTGAATGAACCGTGCAGTCGTTGACTTAATCCAAAATCTAACGTTGGAAGAACCTTTATCAACAAAAACAagcaaaaattaataaacaaaataatgatggttaGAGTAAAATATGAACTTATAAACTCACCTGAATGCACCAGCTACTTAAAGCTAGAGTCTTGCAACTTCTTAAATTTATCATAATCATAGCTAGGAAGTTTCCCTGTTCATTATCTGAAAACCCTTGATTGATGTCGATTGAGCAGTCTTCCAGATTGGTTGCATTTCTTATGGTTGAATTCATGAGATATCTTCCTATGATCACCAGGTTCATCAAATGTGGAACAGTTATGTCAATCGCAAACATTTGCCAATATTCTGTCATACAATTGAGCAAGATCAAATGCTTGATTTTGAGATCTTGTTTACAAACGAAAAATCTCTCGGTTACAGAGCATCTCTCCAAGTATAAATCTTCGAGGACTGGACATTTTGAAACAAATTGTCCAATAGAACGGTCTAGAATCTTCACATCTGTCAAATATAGAACTTTTAAGTTCATAAACGAGCCGAATCTAGATGCTTCAAGTTTACAGAAGTTCAAAATGAAACTTGTAAATTTGGGCTCAAAAGGGTGACGAGGAAGTTGAAAAGTCTGTGCTGTTCTTGTGTGCCTCACTGCCAATCCTTCTAGTTCATAGTACAAGATTGGAGTTGATGAGAAGTTCAACTCAAGCTTCTCTATGTCTCTTGTCATCAAAAAGTGAACCCAATTGTTAACATTTAAGGAATATCTTGTTCTAGGTTCATATTGAAGCGATAATCGTATAAAGGTTATGAGACAACCAGAGTGATATAATAAAATGCGGTTCACAAACTCTGCAAATCTTCGTTTGCCCTCATCAAGCCCATCACTTCTTGGTTGCTCTTCATGTAATACACCGCGAATTTGTCTTGTCATTTTTGAAACAATTTCATTCTCATCGAGAATAAAAGTTGGAGTTTCACATATAAGATATTGCCATTGTTTTGAAACCATGCCCAAAATTATCCAATACTCAAAAGGCAAAAATAAGAGTATGTGATGCATAACTTCCCTCGGCATGTGACTTATGTAGTCAACCCCTTCTCGTGCAGTTTGTTTTGATGTTTCTCCACTTTTGCAATCTTCATTGGTTGGTTGTTTGTTTCTCACCATCTTGAGAAAGTAGTGCTTCAACTAACTATAAAAATGGAAATTACAAGTATGAATTAGGTAATTAACTCATAAAAGGCTTATTTATAAACATTCTAAAAGATTGTTAAGACatctcaaataattattatctaaaACATACTTGTAATGGAACATAATtgacaataaaaatcataggatgACTAATCATGCAAATAACTAAGCTAAAAGAACACAATAATGATGAAGAAATCTTGGATCTAAAACCTTCACTATTATGTCCTTTTGAGTATTCTTTTATCAAGTTTTATCCTTTGCATGCTTGGAAGGGGAAAACGAAAAGTATTCAAGATtagaaacaaaagaaagaaagattagACTATCTATATACCTGTTTGAAAGATTGTATAGCCTATTCCTTCTAAATAGATTCACCACTAATGACTTTTACTAATTGGTTTTCTTTcaatctatttatataaatattttttctatatgaATGGCgtcattatattatttatgagttTGAATAGTGAATCTAATATAAGATTACATAAATCTTTTACACTCTCAACCAACACAAAAATGTCTTGGTCTTGTATTAAGATTACATAAATGTTTTATACTTTTGAGCCAACACAAAAATCTTTCAAGTAAATGTGCacttgaataatattaatattggtGGTATATTGTATGCAGCCTAATCGTTCTTAATTAGTTATGAACTAAtgatttttactaattaatcatttttaatctatttatataaatatttttttatgcatcatttcaaaacaaaatatatcttCTTTAATTCCaccttattttatataaatggcGTCATATTATTTATGAGTTTGAATAGTGAATCAAATATAagattacaaatattttaacatttgacgttacataaaaaaaatgacttgGTCTTATAGCTACCGTCACACATGCCTATCTTACACGATTATAAAAAGATACATACACTTGCATAAATGTATGGTTATATTGTATGAAATGCTATTTCTTAATCGGTTATGAAAATAATTGTCccactaatttatttt
This genomic window contains:
- the LOC124946269 gene encoding putative F-box/LRR-repeat protein At5g54820 → MVSKQWQYLICETPTFILDENEIVSKMTRQIRGVLHEEQPRSDGLDEGKRRFAEFVNRILLYHSGCLITFIRLSLQYEPRTRYSLNVNNWVHFLMTRDIEKLELNFSSTPILYYELEGLAVRHTRTAQTFQLPRHPFEPKFTSFILNFCKLEASRFGSFMNLKVLYLTDVKILDRSIGQFVSKCPVLEDLYLERCSVTERFFVCKQDLKIKHLILLNCMTEYWQMFAIDITVPHLMNLVIIGRYLMNSTIRNATNLEDCSIDINQGFSDNEQGNFLAMIMINLRSCKTLALSSWCIQVLPTLDFGLSQRLHGSFTHLTNLRLTVGYVKQELPGIVLLLQSCPCLERLMLEIDTAKDIDWLMIVHEMFEGYEPEVFHFEEDNYLENQTRDILCLQRSLKVLQIHGFMGRNQEIHLVEFLLRNALVLENLVIYNDLPDECGTRESAPSLRELDQRRTLQALLDLPRASSVVQVSVEKIRVFDE
- the LOC124945621 gene encoding uncharacterized protein LOC124945621, translating into MGGGGVMRAASKFSGIGALRGDHPIFSAARKVTKPTSVYLSSSDDYVKNNVLLTSQEDKIDTAAVQRPCWELDDWEFAGGEEEDELFVGTDEPLPRVVFGGAPTPQEAKDATSDLKDALEKVYLSSPDSDQKKDSPPLSGSSSGVSMIYDLENIGQTEIRGNSVPRNAIQAFQILSDNPAAQSVVASIACDPNVWLAVMDNPELREFLLTKINNSSSSSSCSEIIPLVKESMVCIEFPEDDDPSFLEKKLEELEDRMKEFAKKMKIKAEKMVNNLSVYLNNIFGIQMDGKGCEVDNQNGEFSLMEKALGTSFMGLAVMVIMVVILKRS